A window of Cellulomonas fimi contains these coding sequences:
- the fbaA gene encoding class II fructose-bisphosphate aldolase, whose protein sequence is MAIATPEVYAEMIDRAKAGKFAYPAVNVTSSQTVTAALQGFAEAESDGILQVSVGGAEYASGATVKDRVAGSIALAAYAAEVAKGYGITVALHTDHCVKKNLDSWVRPLLALEAEQVKRGENPTFQSHMFDGSDIPLDENLVIAAELLELSQAARTILEIEVGVVGGEEDGHEAEINEKLYTTAEDGLATVRALGVGEKGRYLTALTFGNVHGVYKPGAVKLRPSILADIQKAVGAEVGKESPFDLVFHGGSGSTAEEIAEAVDNGVIKMNIDTDTQYAFSRPVADHFFKNYDGVLKVDGEVGNKKAYDPRAWGKLAEAGMAQRIVEAAQQLRSAGHKL, encoded by the coding sequence ATGGCCATCGCCACCCCCGAGGTCTACGCCGAGATGATCGACCGGGCGAAGGCGGGCAAGTTCGCCTACCCGGCCGTGAACGTCACGTCGTCCCAGACCGTCACCGCCGCGCTGCAGGGCTTCGCGGAGGCCGAGTCGGACGGCATCCTCCAGGTCTCCGTCGGCGGCGCGGAGTACGCGTCGGGCGCGACGGTCAAGGACCGCGTCGCCGGCTCGATCGCGCTCGCCGCGTACGCGGCCGAGGTCGCCAAGGGCTACGGCATCACCGTCGCCCTGCACACCGACCACTGCGTCAAGAAGAACCTCGACTCGTGGGTCCGCCCGCTGCTCGCACTGGAGGCCGAGCAGGTCAAGCGCGGCGAGAACCCGACCTTCCAGTCGCACATGTTCGACGGCTCGGACATCCCACTGGACGAGAACCTCGTCATCGCCGCGGAGCTCCTCGAGCTCTCGCAGGCAGCCCGCACGATCCTCGAGATCGAGGTCGGCGTCGTCGGCGGCGAGGAGGACGGCCACGAGGCCGAGATCAACGAGAAGCTCTACACGACGGCCGAGGACGGTCTCGCGACGGTCCGCGCGCTCGGCGTCGGTGAGAAGGGCCGCTACCTGACGGCCCTCACGTTCGGCAACGTGCACGGCGTCTACAAGCCGGGTGCGGTCAAGCTGCGCCCGTCGATCCTCGCGGACATCCAGAAGGCCGTCGGCGCCGAGGTCGGCAAGGAGTCGCCGTTCGACCTCGTGTTCCACGGTGGTTCGGGCTCGACGGCCGAGGAGATCGCCGAGGCGGTCGACAACGGCGTCATCAAGATGAACATCGACACGGACACGCAGTACGCGTTCAGCCGTCCGGTGGCCGACCACTTCTTCAAGAACTACGACGGCGTCCTGAAGGTCGACGGCGAGGTCGGCAACAAGAAGGCCTACGACCCGCGCGCGTGGGGCAAGCTCGCCGAGGCGGGCATGGCGCAGCGCATCGTCGAGGCGGCGCAGCAGCTCCGCTCGGCCGGTCACAAGCTCTGA
- a CDS encoding serine hydrolase domain-containing protein, with the protein MRSLLPLVLVSATAAAVVAAGPSAAAPPSAMPHDPAVTAPPSAVPHAPAVAPAATRAALAEQACAPVTDDALDAVLGGLPAELARDGVPGAVVSVVAGGRTVRAEGFGVADTATGAPMDADRSLVRIASITKLFTATAVMQQVEAGRLALDDDVNAHLTAFTVPTAFGEPVTVRDLLDHTAGFEERGIVIGARAAADVRPLGETLRRHLPARIYPPGEVAAYSNWGAALAGHLVEQVSGEPYDRYVRAHVLEPLGMTRTTAAEPVPDGLAADLAHSYDSEVVPPEAIPFTFDRLPPDGSVSATAADMARFVQAHLDGGGPVLGERTTALMHTRSFTADDRLPGSAHGFQERFVRGHRLLVHDGSWEGFQSALVLVPACGLGMFVSFNATGGARTLPDVVERFTDRFLPTLDGATPSPPAAASALPAHPAPLLRAGFYTRTRHNESSVERLLVLLDQSRLRVADDGTVAFAGTTWTATADGLHRSPDGGMLVPVDGRTGRHYVVTDGPDHVLLAAADTLPVNLAVLAVAVVVSLSAPAVVGVRRRARRRRSATAPRWRAARFLTAAASLGGTAFLVALGAELVGDSSEFLYEVPASFRVLLGGGVAVLATAAAGAVLTALAWRGSGATRAARVHQVVLLTGLVALTWFLARWNLVGWQLG; encoded by the coding sequence ATGCGCTCGCTCCTGCCCCTCGTCCTCGTGTCCGCCACGGCGGCTGCCGTGGTGGCGGCCGGCCCGTCCGCCGCTGCGCCGCCGTCCGCCATGCCGCACGACCCGGCCGTCACTGCGCCGCCGTCGGCCGTCCCGCACGCCCCGGCCGTCGCCCCGGCCGCGACCCGCGCGGCGCTGGCCGAGCAGGCGTGCGCGCCCGTCACCGACGACGCCCTCGACGCCGTGCTCGGCGGGCTCCCTGCGGAGCTCGCCCGTGACGGTGTCCCCGGAGCGGTCGTGTCCGTCGTCGCGGGTGGGCGCACCGTGCGGGCGGAGGGGTTCGGCGTCGCCGACACCGCGACCGGCGCGCCGATGGACGCCGACCGCTCGCTGGTCCGCATCGCGTCGATCACGAAGCTCTTCACCGCGACCGCGGTCATGCAGCAGGTCGAGGCGGGGCGGCTCGCCCTCGACGACGACGTCAACGCGCACCTCACGGCGTTCACGGTCCCGACGGCGTTCGGCGAGCCCGTCACGGTCCGGGACCTGCTCGACCACACCGCGGGCTTCGAGGAGCGCGGGATCGTCATCGGGGCGCGCGCGGCGGCGGACGTGCGGCCCCTCGGCGAGACCCTCCGGCGCCACCTGCCCGCCCGCATCTACCCGCCCGGCGAGGTCGCCGCCTACTCCAACTGGGGTGCGGCGCTCGCGGGCCACCTGGTCGAGCAGGTCAGCGGGGAGCCCTACGACCGGTACGTGCGAGCGCACGTCCTGGAGCCGCTGGGCATGACGCGGACCACGGCTGCCGAACCCGTCCCGGACGGGCTCGCCGCCGACCTCGCGCACAGCTACGACTCGGAGGTCGTCCCGCCCGAGGCGATCCCGTTCACGTTCGACCGCCTGCCCCCCGACGGCTCGGTGAGCGCGACCGCGGCCGACATGGCGCGCTTCGTGCAGGCGCACCTCGACGGCGGTGGTCCGGTCCTCGGGGAGCGCACGACCGCGCTCATGCACACGCGCTCGTTCACCGCCGACGACCGTCTCCCCGGCTCCGCGCACGGGTTCCAGGAGCGGTTCGTGCGGGGCCACCGGCTCCTCGTCCACGACGGGAGCTGGGAAGGGTTCCAGTCGGCGCTGGTCCTGGTGCCCGCGTGCGGGCTCGGCATGTTCGTGTCGTTCAACGCGACCGGTGGGGCGCGCACGCTCCCGGACGTCGTCGAACGCTTCACCGACCGCTTCCTGCCCACGCTCGACGGAGCGACGCCGTCGCCCCCAGCCGCGGCGTCGGCGCTGCCCGCGCACCCGGCTCCGCTGCTGCGCGCAGGTTTCTACACCCGGACCCGGCACAACGAGTCGAGCGTCGAGCGGCTCCTCGTGCTGCTCGACCAGTCCCGGCTCCGCGTCGCGGACGACGGGACGGTCGCGTTCGCGGGGACGACGTGGACGGCCACGGCCGACGGGCTGCACCGCTCGCCCGACGGCGGGATGCTCGTGCCCGTCGACGGTCGCACCGGGCGCCACTACGTGGTGACCGACGGCCCGGACCACGTCCTGCTGGCCGCGGCGGACACCCTGCCGGTGAACCTCGCGGTCCTGGCCGTCGCGGTGGTCGTCTCCCTGAGCGCCCCCGCCGTCGTGGGCGTGCGCCGGCGGGCGCGCCGACGCCGGTCCGCGACCGCGCCGCGGTGGCGTGCGGCACGGTTCCTGACGGCGGCGGCGAGCCTCGGCGGGACCGCGTTCCTCGTGGCGCTCGGCGCGGAGCTCGTCGGAGACTCGTCGGAGTTCCTGTACGAGGTCCCGGCGTCCTTCCGCGTCCTGCTCGGCGGGGGCGTCGCCGTGCTCGCGACGGCGGCCGCCGGCGCGGTGCTCACGGCCCTGGCATGGCGGGGGTCCGGCGCGACGCGCGCCGCTCGCGTCCACCAGGTCGTGCTGCTCACCGGGCTCGTGGCGCTGACCTGGTTCCTCGCCCGCTGGAACCTCGTCGGCTGGCAGCTCGGCTGA
- a CDS encoding TrmH family RNA methyltransferase, translating into MTHHDEPADDRPADAAADVGVGPWPGGPDAWPRDPATGRLDPRYDVDLLAHGDRRNVVDRYRYWTVEAVVADLDTRRHPFHVAIENWQHDLNIGSVVRTANAFLAAEVHVVGRRRWNRRGAMVTDRYQHVRHHATVDDLLDWAATAGPDGGQLPVLGVDNLPGSVPLEGYPLPRACVLLFGQESVGLSDAARAAAQDVLHIAQFGSTRSINAGAAAAIAMHAWVAQHAGSAS; encoded by the coding sequence GTGACGCACCACGACGAGCCCGCCGACGACCGCCCGGCGGACGCCGCCGCGGACGTCGGTGTCGGACCCTGGCCGGGCGGCCCGGACGCGTGGCCGCGCGACCCCGCGACGGGCCGTCTCGACCCGCGCTACGACGTCGACCTGCTCGCGCACGGCGACCGGCGCAACGTCGTCGACCGGTACCGCTACTGGACGGTCGAGGCGGTGGTCGCGGACCTCGACACCCGGCGGCACCCGTTCCACGTCGCGATCGAGAACTGGCAGCACGACCTCAACATCGGCTCGGTCGTGCGCACCGCGAACGCGTTCCTCGCGGCCGAGGTGCACGTCGTCGGGCGCCGCCGCTGGAACCGCCGCGGCGCGATGGTCACGGACCGCTACCAGCACGTCCGCCACCACGCGACCGTCGACGACCTGCTCGACTGGGCGGCCACGGCCGGCCCGGACGGCGGGCAGCTGCCGGTGCTGGGGGTCGACAACCTGCCCGGCTCGGTGCCGCTCGAGGGCTACCCGCTGCCACGCGCGTGCGTGCTCCTGTTCGGGCAGGAGTCCGTCGGCCTGTCCGACGCCGCCCGCGCCGCCGCGCAGGACGTCCTGCACATCGCCCAGTTCGGCTCGACGCGCTCGATCAACGCGGGCGCTGCCGCCGCGATCGCGATGCACGCGTGGGTCGCGCAGCACGCGGGGAGCGCGTCCTGA
- a CDS encoding SDR family oxidoreductase, which translates to MTQRTVVVVGGTGLAGRAVVEEALRRGHRVRSVSRHVPPAARQVVGAEYVAADAVAADAPERLGAAFDGADVVVDTVNGETPATVKVLTAGAASIALAARDAGVGLAVVLSIVNVDRGTAIGYYRTKVAQERVYQASAVPTTLLRAAQFHDFFDRFFGRPTLLGALSRVGTVPYLRGARLQPIDVADVARAVVDVSAGLDAPLDGEARDEGEPGRRTVTVAGPEELDGADLARRWAAAHHSRRVPVGVPLWGWGALFASGDATAPDGRYGRVTYDQWLARTAGA; encoded by the coding sequence ATGACGCAGCGGACGGTCGTGGTCGTGGGAGGGACGGGGCTCGCGGGGCGGGCCGTCGTCGAGGAGGCGCTCCGGCGCGGTCACCGCGTGCGGTCCGTGTCGCGGCACGTCCCGCCGGCGGCCCGTCAGGTCGTGGGGGCCGAGTACGTCGCCGCCGACGCGGTCGCGGCCGACGCACCCGAGCGGCTCGGCGCCGCGTTCGACGGGGCGGACGTCGTCGTGGACACCGTCAACGGCGAGACGCCCGCGACCGTGAAGGTGCTGACGGCCGGGGCCGCGTCGATCGCGCTCGCGGCGCGCGACGCGGGGGTCGGCCTCGCGGTCGTGCTGTCCATCGTCAACGTCGACCGCGGCACCGCGATCGGGTACTACCGCACCAAGGTCGCGCAGGAGCGCGTCTACCAGGCGAGCGCCGTCCCGACGACCCTGCTGCGCGCGGCCCAGTTCCACGACTTCTTCGACCGGTTCTTCGGCCGCCCCACGCTCCTGGGCGCGCTCAGCCGCGTCGGCACCGTGCCCTACCTGCGGGGCGCCCGGCTCCAGCCGATCGACGTCGCCGACGTCGCCCGCGCGGTCGTCGACGTGTCCGCGGGCCTGGACGCGCCCCTTGACGGGGAGGCGCGCGACGAGGGCGAGCCGGGGCGCCGCACGGTCACCGTCGCCGGCCCGGAGGAGCTCGACGGCGCCGACCTCGCACGCCGCTGGGCCGCCGCGCACCACAGCCGACGCGTTCCGGTCGGCGTCCCCCTGTGGGGCTGGGGCGCGTTGTTCGCGTCCGGCGACGCGACCGCCCCCGACGGGCGCTACGGGCGCGTGACCTACGACCAGTGGCTCGCCCGGACGGCCGGGGCATGA
- a CDS encoding response regulator, giving the protein MTTVLLVDDEHLVRAGLRMILETAPDLTVVGEAADGRAALDAVRRDRPDVVLMDLHMPRLDGTAATAAIHALDAPPAVVVLTTFDTDDDVFGALAAGASGFLLKDTPPHDLVEAVRRAAAGDAMLSPTVVPRVLARVVTHERSRSRAESLERLDALTAREREVAVEIGRGRSNAEIGTLLDLREATVKSHVTHLFEKLGVTNRVQVAILTLRAGLVD; this is encoded by the coding sequence ATGACGACGGTGCTGCTCGTGGACGACGAGCACCTCGTGCGCGCCGGTCTCCGCATGATCCTGGAGACCGCACCCGACCTGACCGTGGTGGGCGAGGCCGCCGACGGGCGGGCCGCGCTCGACGCCGTCCGCCGGGACCGCCCCGACGTCGTGCTCATGGACCTGCACATGCCGCGTCTCGACGGCACAGCCGCGACCGCGGCGATCCACGCGCTCGACGCGCCGCCCGCGGTCGTCGTGCTCACCACCTTCGACACCGACGACGACGTGTTCGGCGCGCTCGCAGCCGGGGCGTCGGGGTTCCTGCTGAAGGACACCCCGCCCCACGACCTCGTCGAGGCCGTCCGACGCGCCGCGGCGGGCGACGCGATGCTCTCGCCGACCGTCGTCCCCCGGGTCCTGGCCCGGGTCGTGACGCACGAGCGGTCGCGGAGCCGGGCCGAGTCGCTCGAGCGACTCGACGCGCTCACCGCACGTGAGCGGGAGGTCGCCGTGGAGATCGGGCGCGGACGGTCCAACGCCGAGATCGGGACCCTCCTGGACCTGCGGGAGGCGACCGTGAAGAGCCACGTCACGCACCTGTTCGAGAAGCTCGGCGTGACGAACCGCGTCCAGGTCGCGATCCTCACGCTGCGCGCGGGCCTCGTCGACTGA
- a CDS encoding GNAT family N-acetyltransferase: MSHGPRGPLHDAPPGDERNTVAPHDPARGDGPRAPHDAVPGEAGAHVVLRDAVPGDATRLAQIWSTGWHDGHDGHVPDELARLRTAQSFVDRAPGLVLDTRVAVLSGEVVGFATTVGDQVDQVYVDASARGTGVAAALLADAARVAAEAGHAHPWLAVVPGNARARRFYERHGWTDEGPFDHRVEVAPGVTVDVPCRRYRLTGGGAPTSAAATATSPTATTVPGTGTGDA; encoded by the coding sequence ATGAGCCACGGCCCGCGTGGCCCGCTCCACGACGCGCCCCCTGGCGACGAGCGCAACACCGTCGCGCCGCACGACCCGGCGCGCGGTGACGGCCCGCGCGCGCCGCACGACGCGGTCCCCGGCGAGGCGGGTGCCCACGTCGTGCTCCGCGACGCGGTGCCGGGCGACGCGACGCGACTGGCGCAGATCTGGTCGACCGGGTGGCACGACGGCCACGACGGGCACGTCCCCGACGAGCTGGCCCGACTCCGCACCGCGCAGTCGTTCGTCGACCGCGCCCCCGGCCTCGTGCTCGACACCCGGGTCGCGGTGCTGAGCGGGGAGGTCGTGGGGTTCGCCACCACGGTCGGCGACCAGGTCGACCAGGTGTACGTCGACGCGAGCGCGCGGGGGACCGGTGTCGCCGCGGCGCTGCTCGCCGACGCGGCCCGCGTCGCGGCCGAGGCCGGGCACGCGCACCCGTGGCTCGCCGTCGTCCCCGGCAACGCGCGCGCCCGTCGCTTCTACGAGCGTCACGGCTGGACCGACGAGGGGCCCTTCGACCACCGCGTCGAGGTCGCGCCCGGCGTGACCGTCGACGTGCCGTGCCGGCGCTACCGCCTGACCGGGGGCGGCGCTCCCACGTCGGCCGCCGCGACGGCCACGTCGCCCACCGCGACCACGGTCCCCGGCACGGGCACGGGCGACGCGTGA
- a CDS encoding STAS domain-containing protein, whose protein sequence is MRDGNSSNPDESATPDDVAGRVVGEPGAVHVIVGTDRTRIVLSGEVDADLGPELQEATAEAEQVGLPIEVDAHHVTFMDSSGVAFLARLSIRSQHRVRLLRVPPTVRFLLEVTRIGELLDVVEDADDSDFQPVGDAPVTNGPTTA, encoded by the coding sequence GTGCGCGACGGTAACAGCAGCAACCCGGACGAGTCGGCGACGCCCGACGACGTGGCCGGTCGCGTCGTGGGTGAACCCGGTGCGGTCCACGTGATCGTCGGCACCGACCGGACGCGGATCGTGCTCTCGGGCGAGGTCGACGCCGACCTCGGGCCGGAGCTGCAGGAGGCGACGGCCGAGGCCGAGCAGGTGGGTCTGCCGATCGAGGTCGACGCCCACCACGTGACGTTCATGGACTCGTCGGGCGTGGCCTTCCTCGCCCGGCTGTCGATCCGCAGCCAGCACCGGGTGCGCCTGCTGCGCGTCCCGCCGACCGTGCGCTTCCTCCTCGAGGTCACGCGCATCGGCGAGCTGCTCGACGTGGTCGAGGACGCCGACGACTCGGACTTCCAGCCCGTCGGCGACGCCCCCGTGACGAACGGGCCGACGACGGCCTGA
- a CDS encoding alpha-N-arabinofuranosidase gives MTQARLVLDRDFTVGEVPRRIFGSFVEHMGRCVYTGIYEPGHPAADAQGFRTDVLDLVREMGVTVVRYPGGNFVSGYRWEDGVGPVDQRPRRLDGAWHTVETNAFGLHEFVDWARVAGVEVMEAVNLGTRGVEAARQLVEYANHPGGTALSDLRAANGHPEPFDIKLWCLGNEMDGPWQMGAKTPDEYGRLAQEAAKAMRLVDPTIELVACGSSNSGMPTFGTWEQTVLRHAYEYVDYVSLHAYYQEDEGDHASFLASAVDMDHFIESVVATADAVRAAGKHTKRINLSFDEWNVWYQRGKDTPDQPHVIEREGVWQEHPRIIEDEYNVTDAVVVGTFLNSLLRHGDRVKVANQAQLVNVIAPIRSEPGGPAWRQSIFWPFARMSALARGSILRVAATSDQYDAGKFGDTDLVDASATWDEEHGRVALFLAHRGLDAAADVTVDLRGWTGARVTRAEVLTVPEGGDRFTASTQDRPDAVGLAPLDGVTVDGSTATVRLPALSWAVVELDVTAA, from the coding sequence GTGCCCCGCCGGATCTTCGGCTCGTTCGTCGAGCACATGGGCCGCTGCGTGTACACGGGCATCTACGAGCCCGGGCACCCCGCGGCCGACGCGCAGGGGTTCCGCACCGACGTGCTCGACCTCGTCCGCGAGATGGGCGTGACCGTCGTGCGCTACCCGGGCGGCAACTTCGTGTCCGGCTACCGGTGGGAGGACGGCGTCGGGCCCGTCGACCAGCGGCCCCGGCGGCTCGACGGCGCGTGGCACACCGTCGAGACCAACGCGTTCGGGCTGCACGAGTTCGTCGACTGGGCGCGTGTCGCGGGCGTCGAGGTCATGGAGGCCGTCAACCTCGGCACGCGCGGCGTCGAGGCCGCCCGGCAGCTCGTCGAGTACGCCAACCACCCCGGCGGCACCGCGCTGTCCGACCTGCGCGCCGCGAACGGCCACCCCGAGCCGTTCGACATCAAGCTCTGGTGCCTGGGCAACGAGATGGACGGCCCGTGGCAGATGGGCGCCAAGACGCCCGACGAGTACGGCCGGCTCGCGCAGGAGGCCGCCAAGGCCATGCGGCTCGTCGACCCGACGATCGAGCTCGTCGCGTGCGGGTCGTCGAACTCCGGCATGCCGACGTTCGGCACGTGGGAGCAGACCGTCCTGCGGCACGCGTACGAGTACGTCGACTACGTGTCGCTGCACGCGTACTACCAGGAGGACGAGGGCGACCACGCGTCGTTCCTCGCGTCCGCGGTCGACATGGACCACTTCATCGAGTCCGTGGTCGCGACTGCCGACGCCGTGCGCGCCGCGGGCAAGCACACCAAGCGCATCAACCTCTCGTTCGACGAGTGGAACGTCTGGTACCAGCGCGGCAAGGACACGCCCGACCAGCCGCACGTCATCGAGCGCGAAGGCGTCTGGCAGGAGCACCCGCGGATCATCGAGGACGAGTACAACGTCACCGACGCGGTCGTCGTCGGGACGTTCCTCAACTCGCTGCTGCGGCACGGCGACCGCGTGAAGGTCGCGAACCAGGCGCAGCTCGTCAACGTCATCGCGCCCATCCGCTCCGAGCCCGGGGGGCCCGCGTGGCGGCAGTCGATCTTCTGGCCCTTCGCCCGGATGTCGGCGCTGGCCCGGGGTTCGATCCTGCGCGTGGCGGCGACCTCCGACCAGTACGACGCCGGGAAGTTCGGTGACACCGACCTCGTCGACGCCTCCGCCACCTGGGACGAGGAGCACGGGCGCGTCGCTCTGTTCCTCGCGCACCGTGGCCTCGACGCGGCCGCCGACGTGACCGTCGACCTGCGCGGCTGGACGGGTGCCCGCGTGACCCGCGCCGAGGTGCTCACCGTCCCCGAGGGCGGCGACCGGTTCACCGCGAGCACGCAGGACCGCCCGGACGCGGTCGGCCTGGCGCCGCTCGACGGCGTGACGGTCGACGGCTCGACCGCGACGGTCCGCCTGCCCGCGCTGTCGTGGGCGGTCGTCGAGCTCGACGTGACAGCGGCCTGA
- a CDS encoding sensor histidine kinase, which yields MSPSRVRVLVDTVLVVVSLALTVMAVRGGWSAVPAGVVAVAGTLGSAAVPLRRTHPTTAVSVAAAAYALSGNPLPLAVGLWAAAASTSARRLVASVAVAWAGLVGWWWIDEGRLDVDDALTALLVTAAVAGVGAAVATRRDLRAARDAESAREARQRAVEQELRTEQARADERARIAREMHDVLAHKVSLIALHAGALEVGPGAEADQVRDGAVLIRVTAREALDDLRAVLGVLRGADDEPPGDLAAVVAEAVRAGQLVTLHDDAGTLPAPTARVVHRVAREALTNARKHAPGGRATVSVRRDDGQVTVTVDDSGPQRPALDLPGSGSGLAGLAERVRLVGGTLDAGPDPGGGWRVRAVVPWLDERTGEPSR from the coding sequence ATGTCACCGTCCCGCGTCCGCGTGCTGGTCGACACCGTCCTCGTCGTGGTGTCGCTCGCGCTGACCGTGATGGCCGTGCGCGGCGGCTGGTCGGCCGTGCCGGCCGGGGTGGTCGCGGTCGCGGGGACGCTCGGGTCCGCGGCCGTCCCGCTGCGCCGCACGCACCCGACGACCGCCGTGTCCGTCGCGGCCGCCGCCTACGCGCTCTCGGGGAACCCCCTGCCGCTCGCCGTCGGCCTCTGGGCGGCCGCGGCGTCCACGTCCGCGCGGCGTCTGGTGGCGTCGGTCGCGGTCGCGTGGGCCGGTCTCGTCGGCTGGTGGTGGATCGACGAAGGGCGGCTCGACGTCGACGACGCCCTCACGGCGCTCCTCGTGACCGCCGCCGTGGCCGGGGTCGGTGCCGCGGTCGCAACCCGACGCGACCTGCGGGCCGCACGCGACGCGGAGTCCGCCCGAGAGGCCCGGCAGCGGGCGGTCGAGCAGGAGCTGCGCACGGAGCAGGCGCGCGCGGACGAGCGGGCCCGCATCGCGCGGGAGATGCACGACGTCCTCGCGCACAAGGTGAGCCTGATCGCCCTGCACGCGGGCGCGCTCGAGGTCGGGCCCGGCGCGGAGGCCGACCAGGTCCGGGACGGCGCCGTGCTGATCCGCGTCACCGCCCGCGAGGCGCTCGACGACCTGCGCGCCGTCCTCGGCGTGCTGCGCGGCGCCGACGACGAGCCGCCCGGCGACCTCGCCGCGGTCGTCGCCGAGGCGGTCCGGGCGGGCCAGCTCGTGACGCTGCACGACGACGCGGGGACGCTGCCGGCCCCGACCGCGCGCGTCGTGCACCGCGTCGCCCGAGAGGCGTTGACGAACGCCCGCAAGCACGCGCCCGGCGGTCGGGCGACCGTGTCCGTCCGCCGGGACGACGGGCAGGTCACGGTGACCGTCGACGACTCCGGGCCGCAGCGACCGGCACTCGACCTGCCCGGCTCCGGGTCGGGGCTCGCCGGCCTCGCGGAACGCGTGCGGCTCGTCGGCGGCACGCTCGACGCGGGGCCCGACCCGGGCGGCGGCTGGCGCGTCCGGGCCGTCGTCCCGTGGCTCGACGAGCGCACCGGGGAACCGTCGAGATGA